The following coding sequences lie in one Myxococcus xanthus genomic window:
- a CDS encoding IscS subfamily cysteine desulfurase → MKLPIYMDNHATTPLDPRVLEAMLPYLREDFGNAASRNHVFGWKAEAAVNKARQQVAELIGAAEQEIVFTSGATESDNLAIKGVIEFYKSKGDHIITLKTEHKAILDTCKRLERVRQERLDELKLLRLAQLAGQDVTEDNQSELLAKYDVDSDETYRKWAELPTGGARVTYLDVEPDGRVSLEKLAAAMTPKTVLVSIMFANNEIGVVQPVAEIGALCRSKGVLFHCDAVQGIGKVPFDVEAMKVDLASITSHKMYGPKGIGALYVRRRPRVRIAPIIDGGGHERGMRSGTLNVSAIVGFGMAAELARKELPEESARILRLREKLRKGLTDALDMTIINGSMEHRLPGNLNISFAHAEGESLMMGIKDVAVSSGSACTSASLEPSYVLRALGVDEELAHSSIRFGLGRFTTEEEVDYVVNLVVDKVRKLRDMSPLYEMAKEGIDLKSIEWTAH, encoded by the coding sequence GTGAAGCTGCCGATCTACATGGACAACCACGCCACCACCCCGCTGGACCCGCGGGTGCTGGAGGCGATGCTGCCCTACCTGCGAGAGGACTTCGGTAACGCGGCCAGCCGTAATCACGTGTTCGGCTGGAAGGCCGAGGCGGCGGTGAACAAGGCCCGGCAGCAGGTGGCCGAGCTCATCGGCGCGGCCGAGCAGGAGATCGTCTTCACCTCGGGCGCCACCGAGTCCGACAACCTGGCCATCAAGGGCGTCATCGAGTTCTACAAGTCCAAGGGTGACCACATCATCACCCTCAAGACGGAGCACAAGGCCATCCTGGACACCTGCAAGCGCCTGGAGCGCGTGCGGCAGGAGCGGTTGGACGAGCTGAAGCTGCTGCGGCTGGCGCAGCTGGCGGGCCAGGACGTCACCGAGGACAACCAGTCGGAGCTGCTGGCGAAGTACGACGTGGACTCCGACGAGACGTACCGGAAGTGGGCCGAGCTGCCCACCGGAGGCGCGCGCGTCACCTACCTGGACGTGGAGCCCGACGGCCGGGTGAGCCTGGAGAAGCTGGCTGCGGCGATGACGCCGAAGACGGTCCTGGTCTCCATCATGTTCGCCAACAACGAGATTGGCGTGGTCCAGCCCGTCGCGGAGATTGGCGCGCTGTGCCGCTCCAAGGGCGTGCTCTTCCACTGCGACGCGGTGCAGGGCATCGGCAAGGTGCCCTTCGACGTGGAGGCCATGAAGGTGGACCTGGCCTCCATCACCTCGCACAAGATGTACGGCCCCAAGGGCATTGGCGCGCTGTACGTGCGCCGCCGGCCGCGCGTGCGCATCGCGCCCATCATCGACGGCGGCGGTCACGAGCGCGGCATGCGCTCCGGCACGCTGAACGTGTCGGCCATCGTCGGCTTTGGCATGGCGGCCGAGCTGGCTCGCAAGGAGCTGCCCGAGGAGTCGGCGCGCATCCTTCGCCTGCGTGAGAAGCTGCGCAAGGGCCTCACGGACGCGCTGGACATGACCATCATCAACGGCTCGATGGAGCACCGGCTGCCGGGCAACCTCAACATCTCCTTCGCCCACGCGGAGGGTGAGTCCCTGATGATGGGCATCAAGGACGTGGCGGTGTCCTCCGGCTCGGCGTGTACGTCCGCCTCCCTGGAGCCCTCCTACGTGCTGCGCGCGCTGGGCGTGGACGAGGAGCTGGCGCACAGCTCCATCCGCTTCGGCCTGGGCCGCTTCACCACGGAGGAGGAAGTCGACTACGTGGTGAACCTCGTAGTGGACAAGGTCCGCAAGCTGCGCGACATGAGCCCGCTCTACGAGATGGCCAAGGAAGGCATCGACCTCAAGAGCATCGAGTGGACGGCGCACTAG
- the iscU gene encoding Fe-S cluster assembly scaffold IscU, with product MAYSDKVIEHYESPRNVGTLDKEDPNVGTGLVGAPACGDVMRLQLKISEDGLIEDARFKTFGCGSAIASSSLVTEWVKGKTVDQAMTISNKDVARELSLPPVKIHCSVLAEDAIKAAIEDFKKKRAARQAKAS from the coding sequence ATGGCTTACAGCGACAAGGTCATCGAGCACTACGAGAGCCCCCGGAACGTCGGGACGCTCGACAAGGAAGACCCGAACGTGGGCACCGGCCTGGTGGGCGCGCCCGCCTGCGGCGACGTGATGCGCCTGCAGCTCAAGATTTCCGAGGACGGGCTCATCGAGGACGCCCGCTTCAAGACGTTCGGCTGCGGGTCGGCCATTGCCTCGTCGTCGCTCGTCACCGAATGGGTGAAGGGCAAGACGGTGGACCAGGCGATGACCATCTCCAACAAGGACGTGGCCCGCGAGCTGTCGCTGCCGCCGGTGAAGATTCACTGCTCCGTGCTGGCCGAGGACGCCATCAAGGCGGCCATCGAGGACTTCAAGAAGAAGCGCGCCGCGCGTCAGGCCAAGGCGTCCTGA